The Cyclobacteriaceae bacterium DNA segment TTACATTTGGTGTATTGGCGCTCTTTTTTCATTTGCTCAAAACAAAAGCAATACCGTTTCAGTTGAATCAAGCCAGAAAATTTGGAAGTCTATTGTTCATTTCTTGTTTCCCGGCCTATGCCTTATCAACTCTATGGACAAATCCTCCCCTAATTATTAATGGAATTGGATTTGTTGCAGCGGTTGGCCAGATTGCTGCGTTTTACTATTTTCTAAAGTCGATTGATATTAAAAGAAAAGTAGATAACTTATCGTTTTCTAAATCCTCCGGAATTTTATTAGGATCAGCATTTATCTCATTTGGTATTAAGTTAGTGTTGCAATTAATTTCTGCATTTCCTTATGTTGCTGCATTATCCTATGAAATCCGGTTTTATGTTATAGCCTATCTCCACTTAGTATTGATTGGAATAATTTCTTTTTTCCTCATAGCATGGTATAATGAGTGCAAGATCCTTAAGGTGCGAAAAAGTTATGCCTATATCCTGGTTATTGGTTTTATAACATCTGAGTTAGTAATGATTAGTGTGAGTTTAATTCGGGAAGATATAAATATTTTTAAGTGGTTGGCAATTATATCGCTTTTTCTGGTTGTTGGAATAGGAGGTATTATTTTTGAGTCATTGCTTCAATACATTATCCATACATTTATTAAAAGATTGGGTTAAGTATCCATTTCGATAAAAAAACGGAGCAACTTTTTATTAGCATCCGCACGGTTGAAACACACAAGACCAACATCCTGGAAAAACTAGGCTTGAGGAATACGGCCGAACTTGTTAAATATGCGATTAAAAATGGTTTGGTTTCGATTTAATCCTATTTTGATTCTGTGATTTTACTGAAATAGGAAAAGTTATCTTAGTTAATAGATGAACAAAAAATTTTCGGGCAGCAGGTCAATTTCACCGGAATCTCCATAAAGCCAAGTGTTGGTCTTGTTTATGTGTCAAATTCTCGTGTTGAAAGTATTGTGGTCAATGGTACCCTCCTGATCTTACTCTCAATCCAGGCAGAAAAATCAAATAGCTTAAGGGTCTGCAGTTCATAAACATCGTGATGGATGATAGTAAACTCTTCCTTTATTTTTGCCCATAGCAGATTTCTTTTCATTGTTGAAATCGGAAGACTTTGTTTGTTTACAAAATTCAAAATTCGTTTTTCAATTTTATAACCCTTTCCATCATTTTTCATATCACGTTTGATTGAGCGGGTTTCATGTTGTATAAGATCGAAATCTTTTAGTTCGTAAAGTACCATTAGATTAACTAACCTTATGGTTCTGTAAAGTGGTAAGTACGCGTAGCTTTTACTTGTGAAAATTATTCTATTTAGAAGTTTTTGTGCTTTTCTAAAGTCTCGATGACCGAAATTTATTAAGGCCAGGTATAAACTTAATTCGGCGTTACGTGCAAGACTTAGAAGTTGTGTTTTCATTAAGAGATTTTCGTTATACTTTTTCATAAGTTCTTGACAAGCATGGAAATCACCTTTGTCCAACATTGGAAAGAGTTCATATAAAAAAATGAGACAGGTAACATCGATATTAAAACTCTGCGATGGGGAATTAATTTTCATTAATTGGTCTATAAATTTATTCATTCCATCATACATCCTTAAACTTCTTAGGCTATCAAGAATGCCTTCAAGGGTTAAAACATAAAATATTGGAGGATCGGCCCATAATTTTTTGTTCGACTCCAATAGACTGATTAGTTCGTAGAATGAGTGGAGTGCAGACTTATAGTCACCAACACTTATAAGGTAGTTAGCCTGAAATAGTTGATGTAGTTTATCAATCTCAAAATTGTCAAAATTTGATGAGGCCACTATACTCATTTCACTTACTACCAGATCATTCAATTCGTTCTTTTGTTGTTCAGATCTTACATTTCCTTTATAGATCATGCGGTGCCTTAGTAGTTCATAAAGCGCAGATTGTTGTTGAATTTTCTGGGTAATGCGTAATGCTTCATTTACTTTAAAATGTTTGTGCAGTAGTTCTTTTTCATTCAGTTCAGGAAAATTAAGCGTAAGCAGATACTCAAGCTCAAGCCGTGAAGCCAATAGCAAAGCATAAAAATTTTCCTGTTCATTCGCCGCACTTTTCACCTTGTGTAACAGATCAAAGCACTCATTGTACATTGATTTTTCAAATAGGATTCTTGCTTTTAAAATTTTATCAAAAAGTGAGTAATGACTGTCTTGATCCTTCCTAAGTTCAAGCATTGCATTTAAAAGAACCTTATAAAGATGGTTTACAGAAGTCTCAAATGATGAGCCTTTAATTGATTTAACATATTTTTTGCGCAATGTGTCTGCAACTATTTTTTTATCCTTAATGATCAGGTTATACAACTTAACATAGTTTGATGTTCCGGAATTTTGGGAAGTTAATTTGAAGGCTTTTTTTTCAGCCTTACTCAATGAATTAACAAGAAATAGTAATGCTTCGGTCTTATTCATATTGGATACTACTCTTACCAATGAAGTTGATGGCAAGCTAATAATAATTTGACAATATTTATTTGTTCACTTTATGGACTTTTAAATAGTTAATAATCAATCTTTTATGAGTTTGTATACTGGTTATAGAAAAACAATATTGGATGTTATTTGATCTTTTTCAATCGATTGAATTATTAGGTTTGAAGTACATCTTAAATATTCTTAAGAGAGAAGAAACCACATTAGATAACAAAACAATACCTATGGGGGTAAAAAAATGCTGGGGGCTTTGGATTGGGATCGTAAGCTTTTTAATCATTTTATTTCTTCCTGTACCGGAGGGTATGTCAGCAGATGCAAAAGCCACTGCCGCCGTAGTTGTTTTGATGAGTATTTGGTGGGTATCTGAAGCTATCCCTGTTTATGTGACAGCTTTTTTACCACTTGTTTTATATCCTGCTTTGAAAATAATGGAACCTGCACAAACAGCTGCCAATTATGGGCACAATTATGCGCTAATGTTTCTGGCTGTTTTCTTTCTCGCAAAAGCAATTGAAACACAAAAACTTCATAAACGAATTGCATTGTCCATCATTAATTTGTTCGGCACTAGCCGAAAAAAAATAATCTTTAGTATGATGGTAGCAACGTCCCTGGTATCAATGTGGATTGCAAATGTAACCACAGCGTTAATGATGTTGCCAATTGCATTGGCAATTGTAGCGAAAGATGAAGAAATTGAAGGAAAAGGGAATTCGTTTGCTACTGCATTAATGTTATCGATTGCATACTCCGCATCCATTGGCGGGCTTGCTACTTTAATTGGATCACCAACCAATATGATCTTTGTCGGTATTTTTGAAAAATTATTCCCAGCTGCACCACCCCTTTCATTCTTTACATGGTTAAAGATCGGTATACCAATATTGCTTGTTTTTATTCCTGCATTCTGGTTTTTTATTACGTGGTTTTATAAAATCAGTGGCCGTTTAAGTGATAACTTAACAATAATAGAAAATGAACTCAAAGCATTGGGCACCATGAAAACGGGTGAGAAACGTGTTTTGGCCTTGGGAATTTTAACGGTGGTTTGCTGGGTGTTTAAAGCTGATCTCGTGTTTGGTGAGTTTGTTGTTCCTGGGTGGACTAATTTATTTGATCTGGACGGATACATGCATGACAGCACAATTGCAATGGCCTCCGCTTTAATTTTATTCGCACTGCCTGCTGGCGATGGAAAGCGCTTAATTACCTGGAAGGAAGCGAGTCAAGTTCCGTGGGGGGTAGTAATGATTGTTGGAGGAGGGTACGCTGTTGCAGAAGGATTTGTTGAGACTGGTTTAGCGGACTGGCTTGGCCTGCAACTCAATTTTATAGGAAATTTTCCATTTATAATTATACTAATAAGTGTTGTCGGTTTTGTCCTGTTTTTTACAGAATTTAACTCCAATACTGCCAGTGCAAACATACTTTTGCCAGTCTTAGCAAGTACCGCAATCGCAGCCAGTGTTAATCCACTCTTAATTATGATACCTGCAACAATTGCCTGTTCATGTGCATTTATGATGCCTGCTGCTACAGGTCCAAATACAGTAGTGTTGGCAAGTGAACGTGTGTCTGTTGCGGAAATGGTTAAATGTGGGTTTTGGCTGAATATTATCGCGGTAGCTTTACTTACAATACTAC contains these protein-coding regions:
- a CDS encoding LuxR C-terminal-related transcriptional regulator, with product MSIRTVETHKTNILEKLGLRNTAELVKYAIKNGLVSI
- a CDS encoding SLC13 family permease; protein product: MLFDLFQSIELLGLKYILNILKREETTLDNKTIPMGVKKCWGLWIGIVSFLIILFLPVPEGMSADAKATAAVVVLMSIWWVSEAIPVYVTAFLPLVLYPALKIMEPAQTAANYGHNYALMFLAVFFLAKAIETQKLHKRIALSIINLFGTSRKKIIFSMMVATSLVSMWIANVTTALMMLPIALAIVAKDEEIEGKGNSFATALMLSIAYSASIGGLATLIGSPTNMIFVGIFEKLFPAAPPLSFFTWLKIGIPILLVFIPAFWFFITWFYKISGRLSDNLTIIENELKALGTMKTGEKRVLALGILTVVCWVFKADLVFGEFVVPGWTNLFDLDGYMHDSTIAMASALILFALPAGDGKRLITWKEASQVPWGVVMIVGGGYAVAEGFVETGLADWLGLQLNFIGNFPFIIILISVVGFVLFFTEFNSNTASANILLPVLASTAIAASVNPLLIMIPATIACSCAFMMPAATGPNTVVLASERVSVAEMVKCGFWLNIIAVALLTILLYFVIIPWLNLEMDLPAWAL